Proteins from a genomic interval of Streptomyces sp. NBC_01445:
- a CDS encoding RecB family exonuclease has translation METSTEGAAAAARPASLSPSRASDFMQCPLLYRFRVIDKLPEKPSEAATRGTLVHAVLERLFDAPAGERTAPRAKSLIPGQWDRLREVKPELAELFADDGEGERMARWLGEAEQLVERWFTLEDPTRLEPAERELFVEAQLDSGLKLRGIIDRVDVAPTGEVRIVDYKTGKAPRPEYAEGALFQMKFYALVVWRLKGVVPRRLQLVYLGSGDVLTYDPVVADLERVERKLHALWEAIQLATETGEWRPRPTKLCGWCDHQAVCPEFGGTPPPYPLQIGVPGSESS, from the coding sequence ATGGAAACCAGCACCGAAGGGGCCGCCGCGGCCGCTCGCCCTGCGTCGCTCTCGCCGTCGCGCGCGAGCGACTTCATGCAGTGCCCGTTGCTCTACCGGTTCCGGGTGATCGACAAGCTGCCCGAGAAGCCGAGCGAGGCGGCGACGCGCGGCACGCTGGTGCACGCCGTGCTGGAGAGACTGTTCGACGCGCCCGCGGGCGAGCGGACGGCCCCGCGGGCCAAGTCGCTCATTCCCGGCCAGTGGGATCGGCTGCGTGAGGTGAAGCCGGAGCTGGCCGAGCTGTTCGCGGACGACGGCGAGGGCGAGCGGATGGCGCGCTGGCTCGGTGAGGCCGAGCAGCTCGTCGAGCGCTGGTTCACGCTGGAGGACCCGACGCGTCTGGAGCCCGCCGAGCGGGAGCTGTTCGTCGAGGCCCAGCTGGACTCGGGCCTGAAGCTGCGCGGCATCATCGACCGGGTCGACGTGGCGCCGACGGGCGAGGTCCGGATCGTCGACTACAAGACGGGCAAGGCCCCGCGCCCCGAGTACGCGGAGGGCGCGCTCTTCCAGATGAAGTTCTACGCGCTGGTGGTGTGGCGCCTGAAGGGGGTCGTGCCGCGGCGGCTCCAGCTGGTCTATCTGGGCAGCGGTGATGTGCTGACGTACGACCCGGTGGTGGCGGACCTGGAGCGGGTGGAGCGCAAGCTGCACGCGCTGTGGGAGGCGATCCAGCTGGCCACGGAGACGGGCGAGTGGCGGCCGCGCCCGACGAAGCTGTGCGGATGGTGCGACCATCAGGCGGTTTGCCCGGAGTTCGGTGGGACTCCCCCGCCGTATCCGCTTCAGATCGGGGTGCCCGGGTCGGAGAGCAGCTAG
- a CDS encoding HAD family hydrolase yields the protein MTSTVPALGTRTAEGSALQAVLLDMDGTLVDTEGFWWDAEVAVFGSLGHALDEAWREVVVGGPMTRSAGFLIEATGADITLPELTVLLNDGFEERISSVLPLMPGAARLLAELAAHEVPMALVSASHRRIIDRVLTSLGPEHFALTVAGDEVERTKPYPDPYLLAAAGLGADPARCAVIEDTATGVAAAEAAGCHVVAVPSVAPIAPAHRRTVVPSLEHVNLPFLHGLMGY from the coding sequence ATGACCAGTACGGTCCCCGCTCTCGGTACCCGAACGGCCGAAGGCTCCGCCCTGCAGGCTGTGCTCCTCGACATGGACGGCACTCTGGTGGACACCGAAGGCTTCTGGTGGGACGCCGAGGTCGCCGTCTTCGGCTCGCTGGGGCACGCGCTCGACGAGGCGTGGCGCGAAGTCGTCGTCGGTGGCCCCATGACCCGCAGTGCCGGCTTCCTCATCGAGGCGACCGGCGCGGACATCACGCTCCCCGAGCTGACCGTGCTGCTCAACGACGGCTTCGAGGAGCGCATCAGCAGCGTCCTGCCGCTCATGCCGGGCGCCGCGCGGCTGCTCGCCGAACTCGCCGCCCACGAGGTGCCCATGGCCCTCGTGTCCGCCTCCCACCGGCGCATCATCGACCGGGTCCTGACCTCGCTCGGTCCCGAGCACTTCGCGCTCACCGTCGCAGGTGACGAGGTCGAGCGGACGAAGCCGTACCCCGACCCGTATCTGCTCGCGGCCGCGGGTCTTGGTGCGGATCCGGCCAGATGTGCCGTCATCGAGGACACCGCGACCGGTGTCGCCGCCGCCGAGGCTGCCGGCTGTCATGTGGTCGCCGTACCCTCCGTCGCCCCGATCGCACCCGCCCACCGGCGCACCGTCGTCCCCTCGCTCGAACATGTCAACCTGCCTTTCCTGCATGGCCTGATGGGCTACTGA
- a CDS encoding ABC transporter substrate-binding protein: MRMRNQWLVLPLGTGLTAALLAGCGSDQGDAAGQGGAVVMGMSDDIQATDPASGYDPGSWLLFNNVFQSLLSFPKGSTEPEPEAAKECSFTDSGTRVYSCTLRDGLTFSNGHKLTSKDVKFSFDRMMNIGDDAGPAIMFPMLDKVETPNAKTVVFKLKHADATFPSKIASGAGSIVDHAAYSMDGLRTDGKAVGSGPYKLDSFDKKKAVFSVNPGYKGTAKVQNSGMTIKFFHGDQAGLKKALVGGDIDLAYRGLAAKDIAGIENSTSTSKPMDVVEGTSAEVQHLVFNMKDPVAGRLSVRKAMAYLIDRDALVDEVYQDTATPLYSIIPAGISGHNTAFFDTYGAHPSPAKARAALRADGITGKVKITLWSTPSRYGPATDQELAAVAKQLNASGLFEADMKSIEFGQYEKDIKTGKYGVYVKGWVPDYPDPDNFTQPFFGAGNVLGNNYTNSTITGKIIPETGAQSDRASTDRDFEQLQNIVADELPVLPVWQAKQYAVVRDSVYGLESCLDASTVFRFWEISKGTE, from the coding sequence GTGAGAATGCGCAACCAGTGGCTGGTCCTGCCCCTCGGGACGGGACTCACCGCGGCCCTGCTGGCCGGCTGCGGCTCCGACCAGGGCGATGCCGCCGGGCAGGGCGGGGCCGTGGTCATGGGAATGTCCGACGACATCCAGGCCACCGATCCGGCGTCCGGCTACGACCCGGGGTCGTGGCTGCTGTTCAACAACGTGTTCCAGTCGCTCCTGAGCTTCCCCAAGGGCAGCACGGAGCCGGAACCCGAAGCCGCCAAGGAGTGCTCCTTCACGGACTCCGGCACCCGCGTCTACTCCTGCACCCTGCGCGACGGCCTCACGTTCAGCAACGGCCACAAGCTCACCTCGAAGGACGTCAAGTTCTCCTTCGACCGCATGATGAACATCGGTGACGACGCCGGCCCGGCGATCATGTTCCCCATGCTCGACAAGGTCGAGACGCCGAACGCCAAGACGGTCGTCTTCAAGCTGAAGCACGCGGACGCCACCTTCCCCAGCAAGATCGCGTCCGGCGCCGGATCCATCGTCGACCACGCCGCCTACTCCATGGACGGCTTGCGCACGGACGGCAAGGCCGTCGGCTCCGGCCCCTACAAGCTGGACTCCTTCGACAAGAAGAAGGCCGTCTTCTCGGTCAACCCGGGCTACAAGGGCACCGCGAAGGTCCAGAACTCCGGCATGACCATCAAGTTCTTCCACGGCGACCAGGCGGGCCTGAAGAAGGCCCTCGTCGGCGGCGACATCGACCTCGCCTACCGCGGACTCGCCGCCAAGGACATCGCCGGCATCGAGAACTCCACCTCGACGAGCAAGCCCATGGACGTCGTCGAGGGCACCAGCGCCGAGGTCCAGCACCTGGTCTTCAACATGAAGGACCCCGTCGCCGGACGCCTGTCCGTGCGCAAGGCCATGGCCTACCTGATCGACCGGGACGCCCTGGTCGACGAGGTCTACCAGGACACCGCCACCCCGCTGTACTCGATCATCCCGGCGGGCATCAGCGGCCACAACACGGCCTTCTTCGACACCTACGGCGCCCACCCGTCGCCCGCCAAGGCCCGCGCCGCGCTGCGTGCCGACGGCATCACCGGCAAGGTGAAGATCACCCTCTGGTCGACGCCCTCGCGCTACGGCCCCGCCACCGACCAGGAACTCGCGGCCGTCGCCAAGCAGCTCAACGCGAGCGGTCTGTTCGAAGCCGACATGAAGTCCATCGAGTTCGGCCAGTACGAGAAGGACATCAAGACGGGCAAGTACGGCGTGTACGTGAAGGGCTGGGTCCCGGACTATCCGGACCCCGACAACTTCACCCAGCCGTTCTTCGGCGCCGGCAACGTGCTCGGGAACAACTACACCAACAGCACCATCACCGGGAAGATCATCCCGGAGACCGGGGCGCAGAGCGACCGTGCCTCCACCGACCGGGACTTCGAGCAGCTCCAGAACATCGTCGCCGACGAGCTGCCGGTCCTGCCCGTCTGGCAGGCCAAGCAGTACGCCGTCGTCCGCGACAGCGTCTACGGCCTGGAGTCGTGCCTCGACGCGTCGACCGTGTTCCGCTTCTGGGAGATCAGCAAGGGCACCGAGTGA
- the metH gene encoding methionine synthase, with protein MASLPTPVPSTDPAGRTRADALREALATRVVVADGAMGTMLQAQDPTLEDFENLEGCNEILNVTRPDIVRSVHEEYFAVGVDCVETNTFGANLAALGEYDIPERVFELSEAGARIAREVADEFTTSTGQQRWVLGSMGPGTKLPTLGHAAYTALRDAYQQNAEGMIAGGADALLVETTQDLLQTKASIIGARRALDATGANLPLICSVTVETTGTMLLGSEIGAALTALEPLGIDMIGLNCATGPAEMSEHLRYLARHSRIPLSCMPNAGLPVLGKNGAHYPLTAPELADAQETFVREYGLSLVGGCCGTTPEHLRQVVERVRDLTPAVREPRPEPGAASLYQTVPFRQDTAYMAIGERTNANGSKKFREAMLEARWDDCVEMARDQIREGAHMLDLCVDYVGRDGVADMEELAGRFATASTLPIVLDSTEVEVLRAGLEKLGGRAVINSVNYEDGDGPESRFAKVTRLAQEHGAALIALTIDEEGQARTVEHKVAIAERLIDDLTGNWGIHESDILIDCLTFTICTGQEESRKDGIATIGAIRELKKRHPDVQTTLGLSNISFGLNPAARILLNSVFLDECVKAGLDSAIVHASKILPIARFSEEEVQTALDLIHDRRAEGYDPLQKLMALFEGATAKSLKAGKAEELAALPLDERLKRRIIDGEKNGLEADLDEALQSRPALGIVNETLLDGMKVVGELFGSGQMQLPFVLQSAEVMKNAVAYLEPHMEKSDAEGKGTIVLATVRGDVHDIGKNLVDIILSNNGYNVVNLGIKQPVSAILEAAEEHRADVIGMSGLLVKSTVIMKENLEELNQRKMAADFPVILGGAALTRAYVEQDLHEIYEGEVRYARDAFEGLRLMDALIAVKRGVPGATLPELKQRRVKAGNVQIEERPEEGPARSDTSTDNPVPEPPFWGTRVIKGIQLKEYASWLDEDALFKGQWGLKQARTGDGPTYEELVETEGRPRLRGWLDELHTKNLLEAAVVYGYFPCVSKGEDLILLDDQGNERTRFTFPRQRRGRRLCLADFFRPEESGETDVVGLQVVTVGSRIGEETAKLFESNSYRDYLELHGLSVQLAEALAEYWHARVRSELGFSGEDPSEMEDMFALKYRGARFSLGYGACPDLEDRAKIAQLLEPERIGVQLSEEFQLHPEQSTDAIVIHHPEAKYFNAR; from the coding sequence ATGGCCTCGTTGCCAACGCCCGTCCCGTCCACCGACCCCGCCGGCCGGACCCGAGCCGACGCCCTCCGTGAAGCCCTGGCCACCCGTGTGGTCGTGGCCGACGGTGCGATGGGCACGATGCTCCAGGCGCAGGACCCGACTCTCGAGGACTTCGAGAACCTCGAGGGCTGCAACGAGATCCTGAACGTCACCCGCCCCGACATCGTGCGTTCCGTCCACGAGGAGTACTTCGCGGTCGGCGTCGACTGCGTCGAGACGAACACGTTCGGCGCAAACCTCGCGGCCCTGGGGGAGTACGACATCCCCGAACGCGTCTTCGAGCTCTCCGAGGCCGGCGCGCGTATCGCCCGCGAGGTCGCCGACGAGTTCACGACGAGCACCGGTCAGCAGCGCTGGGTGCTCGGCTCGATGGGCCCCGGCACCAAGCTGCCCACCCTCGGCCACGCCGCGTACACCGCGCTGCGCGACGCCTACCAGCAGAACGCCGAGGGCATGATCGCCGGCGGCGCTGACGCGCTCCTCGTCGAGACCACGCAGGACCTGCTCCAGACCAAGGCCTCGATCATCGGCGCCCGCCGCGCCCTCGACGCCACCGGCGCGAACCTCCCGCTGATCTGCTCGGTCACGGTCGAGACCACCGGCACGATGCTCCTCGGCTCCGAGATCGGCGCGGCGCTGACCGCCCTGGAGCCCCTCGGCATCGACATGATCGGCCTGAACTGCGCCACCGGCCCGGCCGAGATGAGCGAGCACCTGCGCTACCTCGCCCGCCACTCCCGCATCCCGCTGTCCTGCATGCCCAACGCCGGCCTGCCCGTCCTCGGCAAGAACGGCGCGCACTACCCGCTGACCGCTCCCGAGCTGGCCGACGCCCAGGAGACGTTCGTCCGCGAGTACGGGCTCTCGCTCGTCGGCGGCTGCTGCGGTACCACGCCCGAGCACCTGCGCCAGGTCGTCGAGCGCGTCCGCGACCTGACGCCCGCCGTTCGCGAGCCGCGTCCCGAGCCGGGTGCCGCCTCGCTGTACCAGACGGTCCCGTTCCGTCAGGACACCGCGTACATGGCGATCGGGGAGCGGACGAACGCGAACGGCTCGAAGAAGTTCCGCGAGGCGATGCTGGAGGCCCGTTGGGACGACTGCGTGGAGATGGCTCGCGACCAGATCCGCGAGGGCGCGCACATGCTGGATCTGTGCGTGGACTATGTGGGCCGTGACGGCGTCGCCGACATGGAGGAGTTGGCCGGCCGCTTCGCGACGGCGTCGACGCTGCCGATCGTCCTGGACTCCACGGAGGTCGAGGTCCTGCGGGCCGGGTTGGAGAAGCTCGGTGGTCGCGCGGTCATCAACTCGGTGAACTACGAGGACGGTGACGGTCCCGAGTCCCGTTTCGCGAAGGTCACCCGGCTCGCGCAGGAGCACGGCGCGGCGCTGATCGCGCTGACGATCGACGAGGAGGGTCAGGCTCGCACCGTCGAGCACAAGGTCGCCATCGCCGAGCGTCTGATCGACGACCTGACCGGCAATTGGGGTATCCATGAGTCGGACATCCTCATCGACTGCCTGACCTTCACGATCTGCACGGGTCAGGAGGAGTCCCGCAAGGACGGTATCGCGACCATTGGCGCGATCCGTGAGCTGAAGAAGCGCCATCCGGACGTGCAGACGACGCTCGGTCTGTCGAACATCTCCTTCGGTCTCAATCCGGCCGCCCGTATCCTCCTCAACTCGGTGTTCCTGGACGAGTGTGTGAAGGCGGGCCTGGACTCGGCGATCGTGCACGCGTCGAAGATCTTGCCGATCGCGCGGTTCAGCGAGGAGGAGGTGCAGACGGCGCTCGACCTGATCCATGACCGTCGTGCCGAGGGTTACGACCCGCTGCAGAAGTTGATGGCGCTGTTCGAGGGCGCCACCGCGAAGTCTCTCAAGGCCGGCAAGGCGGAGGAGCTGGCCGCGCTGCCGCTGGACGAGCGCCTCAAGCGCCGCATCATCGACGGTGAGAAGAACGGCCTGGAGGCCGATCTCGACGAGGCCTTGCAGTCCCGCCCGGCGCTGGGAATCGTCAACGAGACGCTTCTGGACGGTATGAAGGTTGTCGGCGAGCTCTTCGGGTCGGGCCAGATGCAGTTGCCGTTCGTTCTCCAGTCCGCCGAGGTCATGAAGAACGCGGTGGCGTATCTGGAGCCGCACATGGAGAAGTCCGATGCCGAGGGCAAGGGGACCATCGTCCTGGCCACCGTGCGTGGCGACGTTCACGACATCGGCAAGAACCTCGTCGACATCATCCTGTCGAACAACGGCTACAACGTGGTGAATCTGGGCATCAAGCAGCCCGTCTCCGCGATCCTGGAGGCCGCCGAGGAGCACCGGGCCGACGTCATCGGTATGTCCGGACTCCTCGTCAAGTCGACGGTGATCATGAAGGAGAACCTGGAGGAGCTCAACCAGCGCAAGATGGCCGCCGACTTCCCCGTCATTCTGGGTGGCGCGGCGCTGACGAGGGCGTATGTCGAGCAGGACCTCCACGAGATCTATGAGGGCGAAGTCCGTTACGCGCGCGACGCGTTCGAGGGCCTGCGTCTGATGGATGCCCTGATCGCCGTCAAGCGGGGCGTGCCGGGTGCGACACTGCCGGAGCTCAAGCAGCGTCGGGTGAAGGCGGGCAACGTACAGATCGAGGAGCGGCCCGAAGAGGGGCCCGCACGCTCCGACACGTCCACCGACAACCCGGTCCCCGAGCCGCCCTTCTGGGGCACCCGCGTCATCAAGGGCATCCAGCTCAAGGAGTACGCCTCCTGGCTCGACGAGGACGCGCTGTTCAAGGGCCAGTGGGGCCTCAAGCAGGCACGCACCGGCGACGGGCCCACGTACGAGGAGCTCGTGGAGACCGAGGGCCGCCCGCGCCTGCGCGGCTGGCTCGACGAGCTGCACACCAAGAACCTGCTGGAAGCGGCCGTCGTCTACGGCTACTTCCCGTGCGTGTCCAAGGGCGAGGATCTGATCCTCCTCGACGACCAGGGCAATGAGCGCACCCGCTTCACGTTCCCGCGCCAGCGCCGCGGCCGCCGCCTGTGCCTCGCGGACTTCTTCCGCCCGGAGGAGTCGGGCGAGACCGATGTCGTCGGCCTCCAGGTCGTCACCGTCGGCTCCCGGATCGGCGAGGAGACCGCCAAGCTCTTCGAGTCGAACTCGTACCGCGACTACCTCGAACTGCACGGCCTGTCCGTCCAGTTGGCCGAGGCGCTCGCCGAGTACTGGCACGCACGCGTCCGCTCCGAGCTGGGCTTCTCCGGCGAGGACCCCTCCGAGATGGAGGACATGTTCGCGCTGAAGTACCGCGGCGCCCGCTTCTCGCTCGGCTACGGAGCGTGCCCGGACCTCGAGGACCGCGCCAAGATCGCTCAGCTCTTGGAGCCCGAGCGCATCGGTGTCCAGCTCTCCGAGGAGTTCCAGCTCCACCCGGAGCAGTCCACGGACGCGATCGTCATCCACCACCCGGAGGCGAAGTACTTCAACGCGCGGTAG
- a CDS encoding ABC transporter substrate-binding protein, with the protein MNRKTLVLPAVIGLLAPVLAACGGSDSGGKDGNPIAVGTTDRFVASKAVPAPFDPAYAYDAGSWNVLRQTIQTLMAMPRGGGDPVPEAAQTCGFTDTGNERFSCTLRKGLAFADGTPVTASDVKFSIDRVLGIKSDSGSSALLSSVDTIETKGRNEVIFHLKSPDATFPYKLATPTAGIVNPDDYTKGKLRNGFSVDGSGPYTLDAQVKNNTLVKAVFTKNPHYKGQLKPKNDKVELVSFADADAMGKALEKGDVDMMTRTMSPEQIKQLSDNPSKNINLVEMPGMEIRYLGFNTSAPVVKSKAVRQAMAQVVDRGQLTADVYGTSAEPLYSLVPAGITGHTNSFFNRYSEPSRSKAASILSRADITTPVKLTLHYTTDHYGSATKREFELLKQQLNSSGLFKVGIKGDAWDTYRAAELKGKYDVYGLGWFPDFPDADNFIAPFLDKDNFLASPYANSTIRDQLIPESRREADRLTASKSLTSIQNIVADDVPVLPLWQGKQYVAARDDITGVEWALSSSSILQLWELGRGVSG; encoded by the coding sequence ATGAACCGCAAGACTTTGGTGTTGCCGGCCGTCATCGGCCTGCTCGCGCCTGTGCTCGCCGCCTGCGGCGGGTCCGACAGCGGGGGCAAGGACGGCAACCCGATCGCCGTCGGTACCACCGACCGGTTCGTTGCCTCGAAGGCGGTCCCGGCCCCGTTCGACCCCGCGTACGCCTACGACGCGGGCTCCTGGAACGTGCTGCGCCAGACCATCCAGACCTTGATGGCCATGCCGCGCGGCGGCGGCGATCCGGTGCCCGAGGCCGCCCAGACCTGCGGCTTCACCGACACCGGCAACGAGCGCTTCTCCTGCACCCTGCGCAAGGGCCTCGCGTTCGCCGACGGCACCCCCGTCACCGCCTCGGACGTGAAGTTCTCCATCGACCGTGTGCTCGGCATCAAGAGCGACAGCGGCTCCTCCGCGCTGCTCTCCAGCGTCGACACGATCGAGACCAAGGGCCGCAACGAGGTCATCTTCCACCTGAAGAGCCCCGACGCCACCTTCCCGTACAAGCTGGCCACACCCACCGCCGGCATCGTCAACCCCGACGACTACACGAAGGGGAAGCTGCGCAACGGCTTCTCGGTCGACGGCTCCGGCCCGTACACCCTCGACGCCCAGGTCAAGAACAACACCCTCGTCAAGGCCGTCTTCACCAAGAACCCCCACTACAAGGGGCAGTTGAAGCCGAAGAACGACAAGGTGGAGCTGGTCTCCTTCGCGGATGCCGACGCCATGGGCAAGGCCCTCGAAAAGGGCGACGTCGACATGATGACGCGCACCATGTCGCCGGAGCAGATCAAGCAGCTCTCGGACAACCCGAGCAAGAACATCAACCTGGTCGAGATGCCGGGCATGGAGATCCGCTACCTCGGATTCAACACCAGCGCACCCGTGGTCAAGAGCAAGGCCGTCCGCCAGGCCATGGCCCAGGTCGTCGACCGCGGCCAGCTCACGGCCGACGTCTACGGCACCTCCGCCGAGCCGCTCTACTCGCTCGTGCCCGCCGGCATCACCGGCCACACGAACTCGTTCTTCAACAGGTACAGCGAGCCGAGCCGCTCCAAGGCCGCCTCGATCCTTTCCCGGGCCGACATCACCACGCCGGTGAAGCTGACCCTGCACTACACGACCGACCACTACGGCTCCGCCACCAAGCGGGAGTTCGAGTTGCTCAAGCAGCAGCTCAACTCCAGCGGCCTGTTCAAGGTCGGCATCAAGGGCGACGCCTGGGACACGTACCGCGCCGCCGAACTCAAGGGCAAGTACGACGTCTACGGCCTCGGCTGGTTCCCCGACTTCCCCGACGCCGACAACTTCATCGCGCCGTTCCTCGACAAGGACAACTTCCTCGCGTCCCCGTACGCGAACAGCACGATCCGGGACCAGCTCATCCCCGAGTCCCGTCGTGAGGCCGACCGGCTGACCGCCTCCAAGAGCCTCACGAGCATCCAGAACATCGTCGCCGACGACGTGCCGGTCCTCCCGCTCTGGCAGGGCAAGCAGTACGTCGCCGCCCGCGACGACATCACCGGAGTCGAGTGGGCGCTGAGCTCCTCCTCGATCCTTCAGCTCTGGGAGCTCGGCCGCGGAGTGAGCGGCTGA
- a CDS encoding site-2 protease family protein — MDDSGRPQPGSGTTDDHQAARPGPTPPVPPTPVNGAARANSVPHAPQDPEEPPHTEHPDPAAPADGEDATPADQSETSDSAPDTAPGPDPFTEPASADGDDTRPADPEPPARTPATSGRRPTKAPEPRGGLLMGRPFGVPVYVAPSWFLVAALITWVFGGQLDHVLPELGAARYLVSLFFAVAFYASVLVHELAHTVAALRFKLPVRRIQLQFFGGVSEIEKESETPGREFVLAFVGPLLSLVLAGVFYLGMLAVEPGTVPGVLLAGLMISNLIVAAFNLLPGLPLDGGRMLRAIVWKITGKPMSGTVAAAWVGRALAVTVLLGLPLLTQSGALGEGAADVSGMDTVTDALLAAILAAIIWTGAGNSLRMARLREHLPELRARTLTRRAVPVESATPLSEALRRANEAGARALVIVDADGEPRSLVREAAIVGVPEHRRPWVAVSGLAQDLTDGMRVSAELAGEELLDTLRATPATEYLVVEESGAIYGVLSAADVERAFVKAMARPS, encoded by the coding sequence GTGGACGACAGCGGCCGGCCGCAGCCCGGCAGCGGCACGACGGACGACCACCAGGCCGCCCGCCCCGGCCCCACGCCCCCCGTGCCCCCAACACCCGTGAACGGCGCGGCCCGAGCGAACTCCGTGCCGCACGCGCCCCAGGACCCGGAAGAGCCCCCGCACACGGAACACCCCGACCCCGCCGCCCCGGCCGACGGCGAGGACGCCACCCCGGCCGACCAGAGCGAGACCTCCGACAGCGCGCCTGACACCGCCCCCGGCCCGGACCCGTTCACCGAGCCCGCCTCCGCCGACGGCGACGACACGCGCCCGGCCGACCCCGAGCCCCCGGCCCGCACCCCCGCGACAAGCGGCCGCCGCCCCACCAAGGCACCCGAGCCCCGAGGCGGGCTGCTCATGGGCCGCCCCTTCGGCGTCCCCGTCTACGTCGCGCCCAGCTGGTTCCTCGTCGCCGCCCTCATCACCTGGGTCTTCGGTGGCCAGCTCGACCACGTCCTGCCCGAACTCGGCGCCGCCCGCTACCTCGTCTCCCTCTTCTTCGCGGTCGCGTTCTACGCGTCCGTACTCGTCCACGAACTCGCGCACACCGTCGCCGCGCTCCGCTTCAAGCTTCCGGTGCGCCGCATCCAGCTGCAGTTCTTCGGCGGCGTGTCCGAGATCGAGAAGGAGTCCGAGACACCGGGACGCGAGTTCGTGCTCGCCTTCGTCGGACCGCTGCTCTCCCTCGTCCTGGCCGGCGTCTTCTACCTCGGCATGCTCGCCGTGGAACCCGGCACCGTGCCCGGCGTCCTGCTCGCGGGACTGATGATCTCCAACCTCATCGTCGCCGCGTTCAACCTGCTGCCCGGCCTGCCCCTCGACGGCGGCCGCATGCTCCGCGCGATCGTCTGGAAGATCACCGGCAAGCCCATGAGCGGCACCGTCGCCGCCGCCTGGGTCGGCCGCGCCCTCGCCGTCACCGTCCTCCTCGGACTGCCCCTGCTCACCCAGTCCGGCGCCCTCGGCGAAGGCGCCGCGGACGTCAGCGGCATGGACACCGTCACCGACGCCCTGCTCGCCGCCATCCTCGCCGCGATCATCTGGACCGGCGCCGGCAACAGTCTCCGCATGGCCCGCCTGCGCGAACACCTCCCGGAACTGCGCGCCCGCACCCTCACCCGCCGCGCCGTCCCCGTGGAGAGCGCCACCCCACTCTCCGAGGCCCTGCGCCGCGCCAACGAGGCGGGCGCCCGCGCCCTCGTCATCGTCGACGCCGACGGAGAACCCAGGTCCCTCGTCCGCGAGGCCGCCATCGTCGGCGTACCGGAACACCGCCGCCCCTGGGTCGCGGTGAGCGGCCTCGCCCAGGACCTCACCGACGGCATGCGCGTCTCCGCGGAACTCGCCGGCGAGGAACTCCTCGACACCCTCCGTGCCACCCCCGCCACCGAGTACCTCGTCGTCGAGGAGAGCGGCGCCATCTACGGCGTCCTGTCCGCCGCCGACGTGGAGCGCGCCTTCGTCAAGGCCATGGCCCGCCCCTCCTGA
- a CDS encoding response regulator: MAIRVLLVDDQPLLRTGFRMILEAEQDIAVVGEAGDGLQALDQVRALQPDVVLMDIRMPRMDGVEATRQITGPGRDGPAKVLVLTTFDLDEYVVEALRAGASGFLLKDAPANELVQAIRVVAAGEAMLAPSITRRLLDKYADHLPSGDEPVPDTLHTLTEREVEVLKLVARGLSNAEIAADLFVSETTVKTHVGHVLTKLGLRDRVQAAVYAYESGLVRPGAQ, from the coding sequence GTGGCGATCCGCGTCCTACTGGTCGACGACCAGCCGCTGCTCCGTACCGGGTTCCGGATGATTCTGGAGGCCGAGCAGGACATCGCGGTCGTCGGCGAGGCCGGAGACGGCCTGCAGGCGCTCGACCAGGTCCGTGCCCTGCAGCCCGATGTGGTGTTGATGGACATCCGTATGCCGCGGATGGACGGTGTCGAGGCGACCCGGCAGATCACGGGCCCCGGACGGGACGGTCCGGCGAAGGTGCTCGTCCTGACGACGTTCGACCTCGACGAGTACGTGGTGGAGGCGCTGCGTGCCGGCGCCAGTGGCTTCCTGCTGAAGGACGCTCCGGCCAATGAGCTGGTGCAGGCGATCCGGGTGGTCGCGGCGGGCGAGGCGATGCTCGCGCCGAGCATCACGCGGCGGCTGCTCGACAAGTACGCGGACCATCTGCCGTCCGGCGACGAGCCGGTGCCCGACACACTGCACACGCTGACCGAGCGTGAGGTCGAGGTCCTCAAGCTCGTGGCCCGCGGCCTGTCGAACGCGGAGATCGCGGCGGATCTGTTCGTCAGTGAGACGACGGTGAAGACCCATGTCGGCCATGTGCTGACGAAGTTGGGGCTGCGCGACCGCGTGCAGGCGGCGGTGTACGCGTACGAGAGCGGTCTGGTGCGTCCCGGCGCCCAGTAG